In Micromonospora sp. WMMA1363, a genomic segment contains:
- a CDS encoding DUF397 domain-containing protein, whose protein sequence is MDMTGARWRKSTKSGGNGGNCVEVADNLPGAVGVRDSKDPTGPALVFAPAAWRVFVAQVADRT, encoded by the coding sequence ATGGACATGACCGGCGCGCGGTGGCGCAAGAGCACGAAGAGCGGCGGCAACGGCGGCAACTGCGTGGAGGTCGCCGACAACCTACCCGGCGCGGTGGGCGTCCGGGACTCGAAGGACCCGACCGGGCCGGCCCTGGTCTTCGCCCCGGCCGCCTGGCGGGTCTTCGTCGCCCAGGTCGCCGACCGGACCTGA
- a CDS encoding flavin reductase, producing MRRRAAEHVPARPTWRCRACGIAWPCSPAKLRLLAEYRDDWTALLVYLATVQAEAAEQLAERDGGTPPGSLTERFTGWARAR from the coding sequence GTGAGGCGACGCGCGGCCGAGCATGTGCCCGCACGGCCCACCTGGCGCTGCCGCGCGTGCGGCATCGCCTGGCCCTGCTCACCCGCGAAGCTACGCCTGCTGGCCGAGTACCGCGACGACTGGACGGCCCTGCTGGTCTATCTGGCCACAGTGCAGGCCGAGGCCGCCGAGCAGCTCGCCGAGCGGGACGGCGGAACGCCGCCCGGCAGCCTGACCGAACGCTTCACCGGCTGGGCCCGCGCCCGATAG
- a CDS encoding glycoside hydrolase family 38 C-terminal domain-containing protein, whose amino-acid sequence MPVTISAVESTDLFVGTEDRPRQVLRVTLDGPPAPVTVTGRGVSGNATGAGVVEVPLDIDEVTPGTRVPVTVTAGDVTVEATLVVAEPGWTMFLVSHFHYDPVWWNTQAAYTSPWELLSGDATTRPLWERNGFALVDAHLDLALRDPVYKFVLAEIDYLKPYFDLHPERRADLRLLLERGQVELIGGTYNEPNTNLTGAETTIRNIIYGIGYQRDILGGDPQTAWQLDVFGHDPQFPGYLADAGLTGSAWARGPFHQWGPIQKNFREAKNDATVMQFPSEFEWISPSGRGVLTHFMPHHYSAGWWMDSSADLPSAEQAVYELYQRLKPVGATKNLLLPVGTDYTPPNKWVTEIHRSWAAKYVWPRFVCGTPRDFLDAVRAELAAAGRRPSPQTRDMNPIYTGKDVSYIDTKQAQRAGEVAAVDAEKLATLAALEGLGRYPDAALDKVWRQLAYGAHHDAITGSESDQVYIDLLSGWREAYDLAASVRDRALDVLVATVDTTGEGTPVVVTNTLSFERSDLVSVGLPDGHRGGRVIDDTGAEVPAVVDRGTLRFHAADVPALGWRTWRLLPGESSAEPAWTPVDGTAIENAHYRVTADPARGGTLDSVYDKTSGRELIRAGQLGNELRVYEEYPAHPDFGEGPWHLIPKGPVVGSTATAATVRAETSPIGARLVVSGSVDGIGYEQTVTLWHGVRRVDCRTRIVDYAGADRLVRVRFPVDLPGALPVSEVAAAVVGRGFALPDVDAAEAPWTLDNPANTWFGLSSTARVSLSDATGSPLGERALGVAEVVTPTLDQAADARDLVVALARVGVTATTASADWARYGWLDVDSNLPDFRILVGGPQTNDATRDLVDRAGVDYADALDRHGRVWVPAEKPLHEMWQPNADLRDLRALPALVVVDVAALTEDLADARIQACCPGPVPASERLTDRTVAVLTYGLPGFAVDATGALHLSLMRSCTGWPSGVWIDPPKRTLPDGASFQLQHWTHEFSYALTSGDGDWRALTLPARGQEFNHPLYARIADNHPGPVPATHSYLAVEPAREVLLGTLKPAGNPIAHGTAAPSDPRDGVSLRLLESTGLGRSATLTGALALTERYQADLLERRGDVLADSIGLAGSQVATVVGIPAAGRRGEPPLGPETEIAQPVHARYWLHNRGPAPMGYLPVSVGVSPGLLRTDGDPVEVSVVLASQLRDTAVEGTVSVVAAEGWTVAPGNRPYRLDADGQLRFSATVTPPAGVEPGLYFVAARVEHAGQTIEDVATVAVGELPTLLPVPGDVPEDWDAAQGTTAAAGRDTGLTVDVTTTSVTVTPGERATVGVRLGNRTRGEIRAELQLVSPWGTWDAVAEPIRGVALPAGGSDTVVFDIAPPRDADPGRYWALVKVMWFGRCQYAPTIELVLAP is encoded by the coding sequence GTGCCGGTCACGATTTCCGCCGTCGAGTCCACCGACCTGTTCGTCGGCACCGAGGACCGCCCGCGCCAGGTGCTCCGGGTGACGCTCGACGGCCCGCCCGCTCCCGTCACCGTCACCGGGCGGGGTGTCTCCGGCAACGCGACCGGCGCGGGCGTCGTCGAGGTACCCCTGGACATCGACGAGGTGACCCCCGGCACGCGGGTGCCGGTGACCGTCACGGCCGGCGACGTGACCGTCGAGGCCACGCTCGTGGTCGCCGAGCCGGGCTGGACGATGTTCCTCGTCTCGCACTTCCACTACGACCCGGTGTGGTGGAACACGCAGGCCGCCTACACCTCGCCGTGGGAGTTGCTCTCCGGCGACGCCACCACCAGGCCGCTGTGGGAGCGCAACGGGTTCGCGTTGGTGGACGCGCACCTGGACCTCGCCCTGCGCGATCCGGTGTACAAGTTCGTCCTCGCCGAGATCGACTACCTGAAGCCGTACTTCGACCTGCATCCCGAGCGCCGGGCGGACCTTCGGCTGCTGCTGGAACGCGGACAGGTCGAACTGATCGGTGGCACCTACAACGAACCCAACACCAACCTCACCGGCGCCGAGACCACCATCCGCAACATCATCTACGGCATCGGGTACCAGCGTGACATCCTCGGCGGGGATCCGCAGACGGCCTGGCAGCTGGACGTGTTCGGGCACGACCCGCAGTTCCCGGGTTATCTCGCGGACGCCGGACTGACCGGGTCGGCGTGGGCCCGCGGCCCGTTCCACCAGTGGGGGCCGATCCAGAAGAACTTCCGCGAGGCCAAGAACGACGCGACGGTCATGCAGTTCCCGAGCGAGTTCGAATGGATCTCTCCGTCGGGCCGGGGGGTCCTCACCCACTTCATGCCGCACCACTACTCGGCCGGCTGGTGGATGGACTCCTCAGCCGACCTGCCCAGCGCCGAACAGGCCGTCTACGAGCTGTACCAGCGCCTCAAGCCGGTCGGCGCGACGAAGAACCTCCTCCTGCCGGTCGGCACCGACTACACACCGCCGAACAAGTGGGTCACCGAGATCCACCGCTCGTGGGCCGCGAAGTACGTCTGGCCCCGGTTCGTCTGCGGCACCCCCCGGGACTTCCTCGACGCCGTCCGCGCGGAACTGGCCGCGGCCGGGCGCCGCCCCAGCCCCCAGACGCGGGACATGAACCCGATCTACACCGGCAAGGACGTCTCCTACATCGACACGAAGCAGGCGCAGCGCGCCGGGGAGGTCGCCGCCGTCGACGCGGAGAAGTTGGCGACGCTGGCCGCCCTGGAAGGGCTCGGCAGGTATCCCGACGCCGCACTCGACAAGGTCTGGCGGCAGCTCGCCTACGGCGCCCACCACGACGCGATCACCGGATCGGAGTCCGACCAGGTCTACATCGACCTGCTCTCCGGCTGGCGCGAGGCGTACGACCTCGCGGCCTCCGTACGCGACCGGGCGTTGGACGTCCTCGTCGCGACGGTCGACACCACCGGCGAGGGAACACCGGTCGTCGTCACGAACACGCTCTCCTTCGAACGTTCCGACCTGGTGTCGGTAGGACTTCCCGACGGCCACCGGGGCGGACGGGTGATCGACGACACCGGCGCCGAGGTACCGGCCGTCGTCGACCGGGGAACGCTGCGGTTCCACGCCGCCGACGTCCCCGCGCTGGGGTGGCGGACCTGGCGGCTGCTGCCGGGCGAATCCAGCGCGGAACCGGCCTGGACGCCCGTCGACGGTACCGCGATCGAGAACGCCCACTACCGGGTCACCGCCGACCCTGCCCGTGGCGGAACACTCGACAGCGTCTACGACAAGACGTCGGGCCGCGAGCTGATCCGCGCCGGCCAGCTCGGCAACGAGCTGCGGGTCTACGAGGAGTACCCGGCCCACCCCGACTTCGGGGAGGGCCCGTGGCACCTGATCCCGAAGGGACCGGTCGTCGGCAGTACGGCGACGGCGGCGACGGTCCGCGCCGAGACGAGCCCGATCGGTGCCCGCCTGGTGGTCTCCGGCAGCGTCGACGGGATCGGCTACGAGCAGACCGTCACCCTGTGGCACGGCGTCCGCCGCGTGGACTGCCGTACCCGCATCGTCGACTACGCCGGCGCCGACCGGCTGGTGCGGGTGCGGTTCCCGGTCGACCTGCCCGGCGCGCTTCCCGTGTCGGAGGTTGCCGCCGCCGTGGTCGGCCGTGGATTCGCGCTCCCCGACGTCGACGCGGCGGAAGCTCCCTGGACCCTGGACAACCCGGCCAACACGTGGTTCGGGCTCAGTTCCACGGCCCGGGTGTCGCTGTCCGACGCCACCGGTTCCCCGCTGGGTGAGCGTGCGCTCGGTGTCGCCGAGGTGGTGACGCCCACGCTCGACCAGGCAGCCGACGCCCGGGACCTCGTCGTCGCGCTCGCCCGCGTCGGCGTCACCGCGACGACCGCCAGCGCCGACTGGGCGCGGTACGGCTGGCTCGACGTCGACTCGAACCTGCCCGATTTCCGCATCCTCGTCGGCGGGCCGCAGACCAACGACGCCACCCGGGACCTGGTGGACCGGGCGGGCGTGGACTACGCCGACGCGCTTGACCGGCACGGTCGGGTCTGGGTTCCCGCGGAGAAGCCGCTGCACGAGATGTGGCAGCCCAACGCTGATCTTCGTGACCTGCGGGCGCTACCGGCGCTCGTCGTGGTGGACGTGGCCGCGCTGACCGAGGATCTCGCCGACGCCCGGATCCAGGCCTGCTGCCCCGGTCCGGTTCCGGCGTCGGAGCGGCTGACCGATCGCACCGTCGCGGTGCTCACCTACGGGCTGCCCGGATTCGCCGTCGACGCCACCGGAGCGTTGCACCTGTCGCTGATGCGTTCGTGCACCGGATGGCCGTCCGGGGTGTGGATCGACCCGCCCAAACGGACCCTGCCCGACGGCGCGTCGTTCCAGTTGCAGCACTGGACCCACGAGTTCAGCTACGCGCTGACCAGTGGCGACGGTGACTGGCGGGCACTCACGCTGCCCGCGCGGGGCCAGGAGTTCAACCACCCGTTGTACGCCCGGATCGCCGACAACCACCCTGGACCGGTGCCGGCGACGCACTCGTACCTGGCGGTGGAACCCGCCCGGGAGGTGCTGCTCGGGACGCTCAAGCCCGCCGGGAACCCGATCGCGCACGGCACCGCCGCGCCGTCGGACCCGAGGGACGGGGTGAGTCTCCGCCTGCTGGAGTCGACCGGACTCGGCCGCTCCGCGACGCTGACCGGCGCGCTGGCCCTCACCGAGAGGTACCAGGCCGACCTGCTGGAGCGCCGTGGCGACGTGCTCGCCGACTCGATCGGGTTGGCCGGGTCGCAGGTCGCCACCGTCGTCGGCATACCGGCGGCTGGCCGGCGCGGCGAGCCGCCACTCGGACCGGAGACCGAGATCGCCCAACCGGTGCACGCCCGGTACTGGCTGCACAACCGCGGTCCGGCGCCGATGGGCTACCTGCCGGTGTCCGTCGGCGTCTCGCCCGGGCTGCTGCGGACCGACGGCGACCCGGTCGAGGTTTCCGTGGTGCTCGCCTCGCAGCTGCGGGACACGGCCGTCGAGGGGACCGTCAGCGTCGTCGCCGCGGAGGGCTGGACGGTCGCGCCGGGCAACCGCCCGTACCGGCTCGACGCCGACGGCCAGCTGCGTTTCAGCGCCACCGTGACCCCACCAGCCGGGGTGGAACCCGGGCTGTACTTCGTCGCCGCGCGGGTGGAGCACGCCGGGCAGACGATCGAGGACGTGGCGACCGTCGCCGTCGGCGAGCTGCCCACCCTGCTGCCCGTGCCCGGGGACGTCCCGGAGGACTGGGACGCGGCGCAGGGGACGACCGCCGCGGCGGGACGCGACACCGGTCTCACGGTGGACGTCACCACCACCTCGGTCACCGTCACCCCCGGAGAGCGGGCAACCGTCGGGGTGCGTCTCGGTAACCGGACCCGTGGGGAGATCAGGGCCGAACTCCAGCTCGTCTCCCCGTGGGGCACCTGGGACGCCGTGGCCGAGCCGATCCGCGGTGTGGCGCTGCCCGCGGGCGGATCCGACACGGTCGTCTTCGACATCGCCCCGCCGCGGGACGCCGATCCGGGGAGGTACTGGGCGCTGGTGAAGGTGATGTGGTTCGGCCGCTGCCAGTACGCCCCGACCATCGAGCTGGTGCTGGCGCCGTGA
- a CDS encoding discoidin domain-containing protein — translation MRRLLLSLLVGATVVAGSTLTAAPTASATDVADGSQPYASYWFPDDILDWDPATDPDARFNRSTVPLRPRVADPTLKANPNARAGEGRVASLVSFAPTSANPSQGSLEEDYYAFGHWQYIDTLVFWGGSAGEGLILAPNPTVIDAAHRNGVKVYGTVFFPPTAYGGKIDWVRDFVRKSGSTYLVADKLAQVAQYYGFEGWFINQETAGGDAALATELRNLMTYGRTKGVEFMWYDAMTEAGTISWQNALTTANDSFLSDPTRVSDSMFLNFWWSGSGLASSRDHARSLGRSEYELYSGIDTEANGYQTSVDWDAMFPAGQPHVTSLGIYRPEWTWTSSSGPADFRARDSRYWVGANGDPSDTTTSSSWKGLATYVAESTPVTQKPFVTSVNAGQGDSYHVSGTRVRTGGWNNLSMQDVLPTYRWIVSSTGSELTPSLDFTDAYEGGSALRLTGTLDATNTVRLYQTQLPVAADTKLSVVVKTPAAGATHLSAAVAFTDAPSTFTTLDLGATSGTGWERRVLDLSAYAGKTIAQIGLRASAPAVVPSYDIKIGQLAVYDGGVDTAGPPTGLTVLGSTDVSATRKTLRLGWTASSSGSVHHYDVYRRDPDGGRTYLGGTPNDAYFVPQLDRVGTETSTTIEVEAVSTEYGRSTAATTTVTWSGTPPTDSNLALGRPATASGQCNGAEGPAKAVNGSVSGGNSDKWCTLTADRWLEVDLGAVRSLNRFVVEHAAAGGESTSWNTRDFTIDVRSAASDPWTTAVTVTGNTAAVTTHPVTVDARYVRLVVTTPTQDNDPATRIYEFEAWGA, via the coding sequence ATGCGACGCCTGCTCCTGTCCCTGCTTGTCGGCGCCACGGTCGTGGCCGGCAGCACCCTCACGGCGGCTCCCACCGCGTCGGCCACCGACGTGGCCGACGGCAGCCAGCCGTACGCCTCGTACTGGTTCCCGGACGACATCCTCGACTGGGACCCGGCGACCGACCCCGACGCCCGCTTCAACCGGTCAACGGTTCCGCTGCGGCCCAGGGTCGCCGACCCCACGCTGAAGGCCAACCCGAACGCGCGGGCCGGCGAGGGCCGGGTGGCGTCGCTGGTGTCGTTCGCGCCGACGTCCGCCAACCCGTCACAGGGCTCCCTCGAGGAGGACTACTACGCCTTCGGCCACTGGCAGTACATCGACACCCTCGTGTTCTGGGGCGGATCGGCCGGCGAGGGTCTGATCCTCGCGCCGAACCCGACCGTCATCGACGCCGCGCACCGCAACGGCGTCAAGGTGTACGGCACGGTGTTCTTCCCGCCGACCGCCTACGGTGGCAAGATCGATTGGGTGCGTGACTTCGTGCGAAAGTCGGGCTCGACCTATCTGGTCGCCGACAAGCTTGCGCAGGTGGCGCAGTACTACGGCTTCGAGGGCTGGTTCATCAACCAGGAGACGGCGGGTGGCGACGCCGCACTCGCCACCGAACTCCGGAACCTCATGACGTACGGGCGTACCAAGGGCGTCGAGTTCATGTGGTACGACGCGATGACCGAAGCCGGCACCATCTCCTGGCAGAACGCGCTCACCACCGCCAACGACTCGTTCCTGTCCGACCCGACGCGGGTGTCGGACTCGATGTTCCTCAACTTCTGGTGGTCCGGTAGTGGCCTCGCGTCGTCGCGGGACCACGCCCGCTCGCTGGGGCGCAGCGAGTACGAGCTGTACTCCGGCATCGACACCGAGGCCAACGGCTACCAGACCAGCGTCGACTGGGACGCCATGTTCCCGGCCGGTCAGCCGCACGTCACCTCCCTGGGCATCTACCGCCCGGAGTGGACCTGGACGTCGTCGAGCGGACCGGCCGACTTCCGGGCGCGCGACTCGCGGTACTGGGTCGGCGCGAACGGCGACCCGTCGGACACCACGACCTCCTCGTCCTGGAAGGGGCTGGCCACTTACGTCGCCGAGTCCACGCCGGTGACCCAGAAGCCGTTCGTGACCAGCGTCAACGCCGGCCAGGGCGACTCCTACCACGTTTCCGGCACGCGGGTGCGCACCGGCGGCTGGAACAACCTGTCGATGCAGGACGTGCTGCCGACGTACCGGTGGATCGTCTCCTCGACCGGCTCGGAACTCACGCCGTCGCTCGACTTCACCGACGCCTACGAGGGCGGCTCGGCGCTGCGGCTCACCGGAACGCTGGACGCGACGAACACCGTGCGTCTGTACCAGACCCAGCTGCCGGTCGCCGCGGACACCAAGCTGTCGGTCGTCGTCAAGACCCCGGCCGCCGGCGCGACGCACCTGAGCGCGGCGGTGGCGTTCACCGACGCCCCGAGCACCTTCACCACCCTCGACCTCGGGGCGACGTCCGGCACCGGCTGGGAGCGCCGCGTCCTCGACCTGTCCGCATACGCCGGCAAGACCATCGCCCAGATCGGGCTGCGGGCGTCGGCGCCGGCCGTCGTCCCGTCCTACGACATCAAGATCGGCCAGCTCGCCGTGTACGACGGGGGCGTGGACACCGCCGGGCCGCCGACCGGGCTGACCGTCCTGGGCAGCACCGACGTCTCGGCGACCCGCAAGACGCTGCGCCTGGGCTGGACCGCCTCGAGCAGCGGGTCGGTGCATCACTACGACGTGTACCGACGCGACCCCGACGGTGGCCGCACCTACCTGGGCGGCACGCCGAACGACGCGTACTTCGTGCCGCAGCTGGACCGGGTCGGCACCGAGACCAGCACGACCATCGAGGTCGAGGCGGTGTCCACCGAGTACGGTCGCTCCACCGCGGCGACCACGACGGTCACCTGGTCCGGCACGCCACCGACCGACAGCAACCTCGCGCTCGGCCGGCCGGCGACGGCGTCCGGGCAGTGCAACGGCGCGGAAGGGCCCGCCAAGGCCGTCAACGGCAGCGTCTCCGGCGGAAACAGCGACAAGTGGTGCACGCTGACCGCGGACAGGTGGCTGGAGGTCGACCTGGGCGCGGTCCGTTCGCTCAACCGGTTCGTCGTCGAGCACGCCGCCGCGGGCGGCGAATCCACCTCGTGGAACACCCGCGACTTCACCATCGACGTACGCTCGGCGGCCTCGGACCCGTGGACGACGGCCGTCACCGTCACCGGCAACACCGCCGCGGTGACGACCCACCCGGTGACCGTCGATGCCCGGTACGTCCGGCTGGTCGTCACCACACCGACCCAGGACAACGACCCCGCCACCCGCATCTACGAGTTCGAGGCCTGGGGCGCGTAG
- a CDS encoding carbohydrate ABC transporter permease, with protein sequence MTQLVNRRADVPAAAPSRPPRPRRGGSGFGTMRPGEKLLRYGLLLLALVVTVGPFVWQLATSLKGAGEDIYTTTPQFLPSDPTIDNYLRVSETIPVWSYAKNSLVVAFLVVFGNAVGATLAGFVLAKLHFRGRTLLLALVLGTLVLPGEVTIISQYVTVRSLGLADTLLGVALPGAISMLNVLLMRAAFLAIPTEMDEAAVIDGATPWQRLIHVGLPNVRGMLSVVTIFAFIGAWDDFLWPLIVLTDPKNYTLTVGLQYLSGSFVSNPRVIAAGTMIAFIPIVVVFATLQRFFFRGVEEGAIKG encoded by the coding sequence ATGACCCAGCTCGTCAACCGTCGCGCCGACGTCCCGGCGGCGGCGCCGTCCCGGCCGCCGAGACCCCGCCGCGGGGGTTCGGGTTTCGGCACGATGCGGCCGGGTGAGAAGCTGCTCCGGTACGGGTTGCTGCTCCTGGCACTGGTGGTGACCGTCGGGCCGTTCGTGTGGCAGCTGGCCACCTCCCTCAAGGGCGCCGGCGAGGACATCTACACCACGACCCCGCAGTTCCTTCCGTCCGATCCCACGATCGACAACTACCTGCGGGTGAGCGAGACGATCCCGGTCTGGTCGTACGCGAAGAACTCGCTGGTCGTGGCGTTCCTGGTGGTGTTCGGCAACGCCGTCGGTGCCACCCTGGCCGGGTTCGTCCTCGCCAAACTGCACTTCCGGGGCCGGACGCTGCTGCTCGCGTTGGTGCTCGGCACGCTGGTGCTGCCCGGCGAGGTGACGATCATCTCGCAGTACGTGACGGTCCGCAGCCTGGGCCTGGCCGACACGTTGCTCGGGGTGGCCCTGCCCGGCGCCATCAGCATGCTGAACGTGTTGCTGATGCGCGCGGCGTTCCTGGCGATCCCCACCGAGATGGACGAGGCGGCGGTGATCGACGGCGCGACGCCGTGGCAACGGCTGATCCATGTCGGGCTGCCCAACGTCCGGGGGATGCTCAGCGTGGTCACGATCTTCGCCTTCATCGGCGCCTGGGACGACTTCCTGTGGCCGCTGATCGTGTTGACCGACCCGAAGAACTACACCCTCACCGTCGGCCTGCAGTACCTCAGCGGTTCCTTCGTCTCGAACCCGCGGGTCATCGCCGCCGGCACCATGATCGCGTTCATCCCGATCGTCGTCGTCTTCGCGACGCTGCAACGGTTCTTCTTCCGCGGCGTCGAGGAGGGCGCCATCAAGGGATGA
- a CDS encoding sugar ABC transporter permease has product MRNQRWFTPWLLVLPAVVWLLVFNLWPAANTVILAFTNAKPLGGGHFTGLDNFQRMLDDEQLVYALVNSIVYMLVCLPLLVFLPLLLAVLVEKKLPGITFFRTAFYTPVIASAVVVALIWTWLLEDRGLVNGLAQQVGLISEPLPFLSGRWLLLLSAISLTVWKGLGYYMIIYLSALGNVPRQLHEAAAVDGAGPVRRFWSVTVPGVRTTMLLVSVLITVSALRVFTELFVLTNGTGGPGGRDMSVVMLIQMYSRGFTGHLGYASALSLLLFVITIGPMLLLLRLNRKAA; this is encoded by the coding sequence ATGAGGAATCAGCGTTGGTTCACCCCCTGGCTGTTGGTTTTGCCCGCGGTCGTCTGGCTGTTGGTGTTCAACCTCTGGCCGGCGGCCAACACCGTGATCCTGGCCTTCACCAACGCCAAGCCCCTGGGTGGCGGCCACTTCACCGGGCTGGACAACTTCCAGCGCATGCTCGACGACGAGCAGCTGGTCTACGCGCTGGTGAACAGCATCGTCTACATGCTGGTCTGCCTGCCCCTGCTGGTCTTCCTGCCGCTGCTGCTCGCGGTGCTGGTGGAGAAGAAGCTGCCGGGCATCACGTTCTTCCGCACCGCCTTCTACACCCCGGTGATCGCCTCCGCGGTGGTCGTGGCGCTGATCTGGACCTGGCTGCTGGAGGACAGGGGCCTGGTCAACGGCCTTGCCCAACAGGTCGGGCTGATCTCCGAACCGTTGCCGTTCCTCAGCGGGCGGTGGCTGCTCCTGCTCAGCGCGATCAGCCTCACCGTGTGGAAGGGGCTGGGCTATTACATGATCATCTACCTGTCGGCGTTGGGGAACGTCCCGCGTCAGCTGCACGAGGCCGCGGCGGTCGACGGCGCCGGGCCGGTCCGCCGGTTCTGGTCGGTGACGGTGCCCGGCGTCCGCACCACGATGTTGCTGGTCAGCGTCCTGATCACCGTCTCCGCGCTGCGGGTCTTCACCGAGCTGTTCGTCCTCACGAACGGCACCGGCGGGCCCGGCGGCCGGGACATGTCGGTGGTCATGCTCATCCAGATGTACAGCAGGGGTTTCACCGGGCACCTCGGCTACGCGTCGGCGCTCAGCCTGCTGCTGTTCGTGATCACGATCGGCCCGATGCTCCTCCTGCTGCGCCTGAACCGGAAGGCGGCCTAG
- a CDS encoding sugar ABC transporter substrate-binding protein: MRTRLAGLALSSAVLTVLAGCGLSGTDSSDEQVTTTGEIKGTVTLQTWALKPKFTDYLQGVIDGFEEKHPGVTVEWLDQPGDGYSEKVLSQAASGQLPDVTNLPPDFALPLAEQGLLLDVAGADGKLRDEYVAGGVAAYEFAGHTGVYGYPWYLNTDVNYWNSELLSRYGLDATKPPTTVEELVAQARIVKEKSGGKVYLMSRKPGLGDLTQAGVEILSPDGKTFVFNTPEAAAVLDTYREAFAEGLLPRNVLTDAYLGNMELFKKEQVAWTTGGGNSISDIKVANPSLAAKVVPSPSIGTPPLYAQGLSVSKRSENLPTAIALARWVTSPENQAAFAEIVPGIFPSTVASATDPQFSVSDGSNAGDAKVIAFRSLADARMLQPVVVDPAMDDFVKQQFSLAISGDITSREALDKAVSKCNELLND, from the coding sequence ATGCGAACACGCTTGGCCGGACTCGCCCTGTCCTCGGCCGTGCTGACGGTGCTCGCGGGATGCGGGCTGTCCGGCACGGACTCCAGCGACGAACAGGTCACCACCACCGGCGAGATCAAGGGCACCGTGACCCTGCAGACCTGGGCCCTGAAGCCCAAGTTCACCGACTACCTGCAGGGTGTGATCGACGGCTTCGAGGAGAAGCACCCGGGCGTGACCGTCGAGTGGCTGGACCAGCCGGGCGACGGGTACTCGGAGAAGGTGCTCAGCCAGGCGGCCAGCGGCCAGCTGCCCGACGTGACGAACCTTCCGCCGGACTTCGCGTTGCCCCTGGCGGAGCAGGGGTTGCTGCTCGACGTCGCCGGGGCCGACGGGAAGCTCCGCGACGAGTACGTCGCCGGCGGCGTCGCCGCGTACGAGTTCGCCGGCCACACCGGTGTCTACGGCTACCCGTGGTACCTCAACACGGACGTCAACTACTGGAACTCCGAGCTGCTGAGCCGGTACGGGCTGGACGCGACCAAGCCGCCGACCACGGTGGAGGAGCTGGTGGCCCAGGCCCGGATCGTCAAGGAGAAGTCCGGCGGCAAGGTGTACCTGATGAGCCGGAAGCCCGGCCTCGGCGACCTCACCCAGGCGGGCGTCGAGATCCTCTCGCCGGACGGCAAGACGTTCGTCTTCAACACCCCGGAGGCCGCGGCGGTCCTCGACACGTACCGGGAGGCGTTCGCCGAAGGGCTGCTACCCCGCAACGTGCTCACCGACGCGTACCTCGGCAACATGGAGCTGTTCAAGAAGGAGCAGGTCGCCTGGACCACGGGCGGTGGCAACTCGATCAGCGACATCAAGGTTGCCAACCCGTCGCTGGCCGCGAAGGTCGTTCCGTCGCCGTCGATCGGCACCCCACCGCTGTACGCACAGGGTCTGTCGGTGTCGAAGCGGAGCGAGAACCTGCCCACGGCGATCGCGCTGGCCCGCTGGGTCACCAGCCCGGAGAACCAGGCGGCGTTCGCCGAGATCGTGCCGGGCATCTTCCCGAGCACGGTCGCCTCGGCGACGGACCCGCAGTTCAGCGTGAGCGACGGCAGCAACGCCGGTGACGCGAAGGTGATCGCCTTCCGGTCGCTGGCCGACGCGCGGATGTTGCAGCCGGTCGTGGTCGACCCGGCGATGGACGACTTCGTCAAGCAGCAGTTCTCGCTGGCGATCAGCGGGGACATCACCTCGAGGGAGGCGTTGGACAAGGCGGTCAGCAAGTGCAACGAGCTGCTCAACGACTGA